The following proteins are co-located in the Streptomyces sp. DT2A-34 genome:
- the ccrA gene encoding crotonyl-CoA carboxylase/reductase, with protein sequence MSEILSAIESDDAGPRDFEALPVPDSYRGVVVRREDVGMFEGLRTREKDPRRSLRLEEVRTPEVGPGEALIAVMASSVNYNTVWSSIFEPLPTFTFLKRLGGKHDLPHHVLGSDLAGVVLRVGTGVTAWQPGDRVVAHCLDVELEHPDGHGDTMLDPQQRIWGFETNYGGLAELALVKANQLMPKPEHLTWEEAAAPGLVNSTAYRQLVSANGANMKQGDTVLIWGASGGLGSYATQLALNGGATPVCVVSSPQKAEVVRRAGAELIIDRSAEGYRFWSDEHTQDPREWKRFGARIRELTGGQDPDIVFEHPGRETFGASVYVARRGGTIVTCASTSGFLHQYDNRYLWMHLKRVIGTHFATYREAWEANRLVAQGRIHPTLSTVYPLEETGQAAYDVHRNTHQGKVGVLCLAPSEGLGVRDHALRDRHLDAINRFRISDARRSEDGAPLR encoded by the coding sequence ATGAGTGAGATCCTGAGTGCCATCGAGTCGGATGACGCGGGGCCCCGGGATTTTGAAGCCCTGCCGGTGCCCGACAGCTACCGGGGGGTCGTGGTCCGCCGCGAGGACGTGGGCATGTTCGAGGGACTGCGGACCCGGGAGAAGGACCCGCGCCGGTCGCTGCGCCTCGAAGAGGTGCGGACCCCCGAGGTGGGGCCGGGCGAGGCGCTGATCGCGGTGATGGCGTCGTCCGTCAACTACAACACGGTGTGGTCCTCGATCTTCGAGCCGCTGCCCACCTTCACCTTCCTCAAGCGGCTCGGCGGCAAGCACGACCTGCCCCACCATGTGCTCGGCTCCGACCTCGCCGGCGTCGTGCTCCGCGTCGGCACGGGCGTCACCGCATGGCAGCCCGGCGACCGCGTCGTGGCGCACTGCCTGGACGTCGAACTGGAGCACCCGGACGGCCACGGCGACACCATGCTCGACCCGCAGCAGCGCATCTGGGGCTTCGAGACCAACTACGGCGGCCTCGCCGAGCTCGCCCTGGTCAAGGCCAACCAGCTGATGCCCAAGCCGGAGCACCTCACCTGGGAGGAGGCGGCGGCGCCGGGCCTGGTCAACTCCACCGCGTACCGGCAGCTCGTCTCCGCCAACGGCGCGAACATGAAGCAGGGCGACACGGTCCTGATCTGGGGCGCCTCCGGCGGGCTCGGCTCCTACGCCACCCAGCTCGCCCTCAACGGCGGCGCGACGCCGGTGTGCGTGGTCTCCTCGCCGCAGAAGGCGGAGGTCGTCCGCAGGGCCGGCGCCGAGCTGATCATCGACCGGTCCGCCGAGGGATACCGGTTCTGGAGCGACGAGCACACCCAGGATCCCAGGGAGTGGAAGCGGTTCGGCGCGCGGATCCGCGAACTGACCGGCGGCCAGGACCCGGACATCGTGTTCGAGCACCCCGGCCGGGAGACCTTCGGCGCCAGCGTGTACGTCGCCAGACGCGGCGGCACCATCGTCACCTGCGCCTCCACCAGCGGCTTTCTCCACCAGTACGACAACCGCTATCTGTGGATGCACCTCAAGCGCGTCATCGGCACCCACTTCGCCACCTACCGCGAGGCATGGGAGGCGAACCGGCTGGTCGCCCAGGGGCGGATCCACCCGACGCTGTCCACGGTGTACCCCCTGGAGGAGACCGGGCAGGCCGCGTACGACGTGCACCGCAACACCCACCAGGGCAAGGTCGGCGTGCTGTGCCTGGCGCCCTCGGAGGGGCTCGGCGTGCGCGACCACGCGCTGCGCGACCGCCATCTGGACGCCATCAACCGGTTCCGGATCTCCGACGCCCGCCGCTCGGAGGATGGAGCCCCGCTGCGATGA
- a CDS encoding cytochrome P450: MNDQSSVPAACPFPSPRDPHHPLDLPPEYGRLREDDPVRRVETPAGDTAWLVSRYSDVRALLADPRFSAEVMNPGYPRYLFPVDPQPGAFVTVDPPEHTRYRRMIMSMFTKKKAESIRPAVQKLVDERIDALLAGPQPADLVSAFARPIPLTVVCELLGVPYKDRMAFGRWIGTLVETTSSQAHRNAAAGALFGYLTKLVMQKEREPSDDVLGLLVENQLKTGEIRREEVVVIGMMLLSAGYDTTASSIALSVLALLEHPDQLVKLRENPDLVVGAVEELLRHQNVMQCGVGRVAKEDVEIAGQVIRAGEGVIALLSSADRDESVYADADRLDITRKDSTPLAFGHGIHSCIAKFLSRVELQVAVLTLITRIPTLKLAKPAQELRFRDGAIVYSLRELPVTW; encoded by the coding sequence ATGAACGACCAGTCTTCCGTGCCGGCGGCGTGCCCGTTCCCGTCCCCGCGCGACCCGCACCACCCGCTGGACCTGCCCCCCGAGTACGGCCGCCTGCGCGAGGACGACCCGGTCCGCAGGGTCGAGACCCCCGCCGGCGACACCGCCTGGCTGGTCAGCCGCTACTCCGACGTGCGCGCGCTGCTGGCCGACCCGCGGTTCAGCGCCGAGGTGATGAACCCCGGCTACCCCCGCTACCTCTTCCCGGTCGACCCGCAGCCGGGTGCGTTCGTCACCGTCGACCCGCCGGAGCACACCCGCTACCGGCGAATGATCATGAGCATGTTCACCAAGAAGAAGGCCGAGAGCATCCGGCCCGCGGTGCAGAAGCTCGTGGACGAACGCATCGACGCGCTGCTCGCCGGACCGCAGCCCGCCGACCTGGTGTCCGCCTTCGCCCGGCCCATTCCGCTCACCGTCGTGTGCGAACTGCTCGGCGTCCCCTACAAGGACCGGATGGCCTTCGGACGCTGGATCGGCACCCTCGTCGAGACCACCTCCAGCCAGGCGCACCGCAACGCCGCCGCCGGCGCCCTCTTCGGCTACCTCACCAAGCTCGTGATGCAGAAGGAGCGCGAGCCCAGCGACGACGTGCTCGGGCTCCTGGTGGAGAACCAGCTCAAGACCGGTGAGATCCGACGCGAAGAGGTCGTCGTCATCGGCATGATGCTGCTGTCGGCAGGCTATGACACCACCGCCAGCTCCATCGCGCTCAGCGTGCTCGCACTGCTCGAACACCCCGACCAGCTGGTGAAACTGCGCGAGAACCCCGACCTGGTGGTCGGCGCCGTGGAGGAACTGCTGCGCCACCAGAACGTCATGCAGTGCGGCGTGGGCCGGGTCGCCAAGGAGGACGTGGAGATCGCCGGGCAGGTGATCAGGGCGGGCGAGGGCGTCATCGCCCTGCTCTCCTCGGCCGACCGCGACGAGAGCGTCTACGCCGACGCCGACCGGCTCGACATCACCCGCAAGGACAGCACCCCGCTGGCCTTCGGGCACGGAATCCACAGCTGCATCGCGAAGTTCCTCTCGCGCGTGGAACTCCAGGTGGCCGTCCTCACACTGATCACTCGCATTCCGACGCTGAAGCTCGCCAAGCCCGCGCAGGAACTGCGCTTCCGTGACGGCGCCATCGTCTACAGCCTGCGGGAGCTGCCCGTGACCTGGTGA